The following are encoded in a window of Microbacterium sp. LWO13-1.2 genomic DNA:
- a CDS encoding ABC transporter permease, with the protein MTITAPTAASPNFGLPRTIRLGARRIRFELRQYFRAGDQVFFTFLFPTVMYLIFATIFTGDIGEGADAVSMATYYLPGLIAGGILLSGVQGLSIEIAVEKSDGTLKRLGGMPLSPVTYFIGKIGEVFVTAILQIALLIAVAVVVYRVELPTAPEAWARFAWVFVLGLLTCTLLGIALSSVPRSGKTSSAVVIPIVLLLQFISGVYIAFTMLPEWLQNVAGVFPLKWIAQGMRASLLPDSFKAGEAGGQWDLGMIVIMLGVWLVIGLLLSRFTFRWIRRDG; encoded by the coding sequence CCGCCGCATCCGCTTCGAGCTGCGCCAATACTTCCGTGCCGGCGACCAGGTCTTCTTCACGTTCCTGTTCCCGACGGTGATGTACCTCATCTTCGCGACCATCTTCACCGGCGACATCGGCGAGGGGGCGGATGCCGTGAGCATGGCGACCTACTACCTTCCCGGCCTGATCGCCGGTGGCATCCTGCTCTCCGGGGTGCAGGGGCTGTCGATCGAGATCGCCGTCGAGAAGAGCGACGGCACCCTGAAGCGCCTCGGAGGCATGCCGCTCTCACCGGTCACGTACTTCATCGGCAAGATCGGCGAGGTGTTCGTCACCGCCATCCTGCAGATCGCACTGCTGATCGCCGTCGCGGTCGTCGTCTATCGCGTCGAACTGCCCACCGCCCCGGAAGCGTGGGCTCGGTTCGCCTGGGTGTTCGTGCTCGGCCTCCTCACCTGCACCCTGCTCGGCATCGCCCTCTCCTCAGTGCCCCGGTCCGGCAAGACGTCCTCGGCGGTGGTCATCCCGATCGTGCTCCTCCTGCAGTTCATCTCCGGTGTGTACATCGCGTTCACGATGCTGCCGGAATGGCTGCAGAATGTCGCAGGGGTGTTCCCCTTGAAGTGGATCGCGCAGGGCATGCGTGCGTCGCTGCTGCCGGATTCCTTCAAAGCGGGTGAGGCGGGCGGGCAGTGGGATCTCGGGATGATCGTGATCATGCTCGGCGTGTGGCTGGTGATCGGCCTGCTGCTCAGCCGGTTCACGTTCCGTTGGATCCGCCGCGACGGATGA
- a CDS encoding sensor histidine kinase — protein sequence MSSTIRKERLGWDIATAALFAVITLLAFAMLPARFPGSPWLLFTVACGIVLVYALGARRFVSIRESPLPTPMTSIVLQAALVILLALGVSLEPNMLLLQTLVLPLIWMTSRSTLQSVIVTVLNALILGTAYSVWGGFAPELVIAGFLTSGLSGAFSLALGLWITRIAEWGSERQRLLAELTAAQTRLEAASHEAGATAERTRLARDVHDTIAQSLTSIVMLAERARHDGSADTVLLIEEAARNALREARALVVVESPATDPSGSLAQALHRLGERFGRETGVPVSVKASAEVVPRDVQVVLLRCAQEGLANVRKHAAAHAASLTLEIGDEAVLTVSDDGRGIGDTQIDDGRGFGLSGMRDRVALVGGALQVQDAEESGATLTVRIPLTRLPLSGSSTDAAARTA from the coding sequence ATGAGCAGCACCATCAGGAAGGAACGCCTGGGCTGGGACATCGCCACTGCCGCCCTCTTCGCGGTGATCACGCTGCTCGCTTTCGCCATGCTGCCTGCCCGCTTCCCCGGATCGCCGTGGCTGCTATTCACCGTCGCGTGCGGCATCGTCCTGGTCTATGCCCTCGGTGCCCGTCGCTTCGTCAGCATTCGCGAGTCTCCCCTGCCGACGCCGATGACCTCCATCGTGCTGCAGGCAGCCCTCGTCATCCTGCTCGCGCTCGGAGTCTCGCTCGAACCGAACATGCTCCTGTTGCAGACTCTGGTGCTGCCTCTGATCTGGATGACCTCGCGTTCAACGCTCCAGTCCGTCATCGTGACAGTGCTGAACGCGCTCATCCTCGGCACCGCATACTCGGTCTGGGGCGGTTTCGCCCCGGAACTGGTCATCGCCGGATTCCTGACTTCCGGGCTGTCCGGCGCATTCAGTCTCGCGCTGGGACTCTGGATCACGCGGATCGCGGAGTGGGGCTCCGAACGTCAGCGGCTGCTCGCCGAGCTCACCGCCGCGCAGACCCGTCTCGAGGCGGCGAGCCACGAGGCGGGCGCGACGGCCGAACGAACACGCTTGGCGAGAGACGTGCACGACACGATCGCCCAGAGCCTGACCAGCATCGTCATGCTCGCGGAGCGCGCCCGTCACGACGGCTCGGCTGACACGGTCCTGCTCATCGAGGAGGCGGCGCGCAACGCCCTGCGTGAGGCACGCGCTCTCGTCGTCGTCGAGTCGCCGGCGACAGACCCGTCCGGTTCCCTCGCGCAGGCGCTGCATCGGCTCGGTGAGCGCTTCGGCCGGGAGACCGGCGTGCCGGTATCCGTGAAAGCCTCCGCCGAGGTCGTGCCCCGCGATGTGCAGGTCGTGCTGCTGCGGTGCGCGCAGGAAGGACTCGCGAACGTCCGCAAGCATGCGGCGGCCCACGCGGCATCCCTGACCTTGGAGATCGGCGATGAGGCGGTGCTCACGGTGAGCGATGACGGCCGCGGCATCGGCGACACGCAGATCGACGACGGCCGCGGGTTCGGGCTGTCGGGCATGCGAGACCGCGTCGCTCTCGTCGGCGGCGCGTTGCAGGTGCAGGATGCCGAAGAGTCAGGGGCCACGCTCACGGTGCGCATCCCGCTGACGCGGCTGCCGCTGTCGGGCAGTTCGACTGATGCCGCGGCGAGGACAGCATGA
- a CDS encoding response regulator transcription factor — MIRVIVADDHPIVRSGIVGLLALDDGLEVVGEASDGLEAVELVRTLRPDVVLMDLRMPRLSGAEATARITEELPGVRVLVLTTYESDDDILGAIEAGASGYLLKAAPQEEIVAGIRSVAEGHTVLAPSIAATLVTRMRTDRVERPQLSPRELDVLRLVALGRSNPEIARELFIGEATVKTHLLHAFEKLEVSDRTRAVTLALELGLL, encoded by the coding sequence ATGATCCGCGTCATCGTCGCAGACGACCATCCGATCGTGCGTTCCGGCATCGTCGGCCTCCTCGCTCTCGATGACGGCCTGGAGGTCGTCGGCGAGGCATCCGACGGTCTCGAAGCCGTCGAACTCGTCCGCACTCTGCGCCCCGACGTCGTTCTCATGGACCTGCGGATGCCGCGCCTCAGCGGCGCCGAGGCCACCGCACGGATCACCGAGGAGCTTCCCGGCGTGCGGGTGCTCGTCCTGACGACCTATGAAAGCGATGACGACATCCTCGGTGCGATCGAAGCCGGCGCCAGCGGCTACCTGCTGAAGGCCGCGCCGCAGGAGGAGATCGTCGCCGGCATCCGCTCCGTGGCGGAGGGCCACACCGTTCTGGCTCCCTCGATCGCCGCGACCCTGGTGACGCGGATGCGGACCGACAGGGTTGAGCGCCCTCAGTTGAGCCCCCGCGAACTCGATGTGCTGCGCCTGGTCGCGCTGGGGCGCAGCAATCCTGAGATCGCCAGGGAACTGTTCATCGGCGAGGCCACGGTGAAGACGCACCTGTTGCACGCATTCGAGAAGCTCGAGGTGTCGGACCGCACCCGTGCGGTCACCCTCGCTCTCGAGCTCGGGCTGCTGTAG
- a CDS encoding acyl-CoA desaturase encodes MISITKVESTSNTLGPVRQTYAGSAEIPPMAQAFKQVSQVVRETGLLRRATWFYIAVASGIAVALGGLITGFILLGDSWFQLLIAAGLGIVLTQIAFLGHEAAHRQILTSGPANFKLARIVIASIGMSYSWWDSKHTKHHGNPNQVGKDPDIEVDTISFLEEDAAKAKGLIKLITRKQGWFFFPLLTLEGLNLHYLGLKYLFTTKNVKGRWIELSIIAARFVLILVPVFMMLPLGMAFAFMGVQFAVFGVYMGAAFAPNHKGMPIIDPSARLDFFSKQVRTSRNVSGGWPTTWLMGGLNYQVEHHLFPNMPRPHLSKAREIVRDYCAANNVPYTETTVIQSYKIVIEYLNRVGLAAGSDPFDCPAAGQMRRA; translated from the coding sequence ATCATCTCCATCACCAAGGTCGAATCGACCTCGAACACCCTTGGCCCCGTACGCCAGACGTACGCCGGGTCAGCCGAGATCCCGCCGATGGCTCAGGCCTTCAAGCAGGTCTCGCAAGTTGTCCGTGAGACCGGCCTTCTGCGCCGAGCGACCTGGTTCTACATCGCCGTAGCCTCCGGTATCGCCGTCGCCCTCGGCGGTTTGATCACCGGCTTCATCCTGCTCGGCGACAGCTGGTTCCAGCTGCTCATCGCCGCCGGACTCGGCATCGTCCTGACGCAGATCGCATTCCTCGGACACGAGGCCGCGCACCGTCAGATCCTGACCTCGGGGCCGGCGAACTTCAAGCTCGCCCGCATCGTGATCGCCAGCATCGGCATGAGCTACTCCTGGTGGGACTCGAAGCACACCAAGCACCACGGCAACCCGAACCAGGTCGGCAAGGACCCCGACATCGAAGTCGACACGATCTCGTTCCTCGAAGAGGATGCCGCGAAGGCCAAGGGCCTGATCAAGCTGATCACCCGCAAGCAGGGCTGGTTCTTCTTCCCGCTGCTCACCCTCGAGGGGCTGAACCTCCATTACCTCGGCCTGAAATACCTGTTCACGACCAAGAACGTCAAGGGGCGCTGGATCGAGCTCAGCATCATCGCCGCACGCTTCGTGCTCATCCTCGTTCCGGTGTTCATGATGCTCCCGCTCGGAATGGCGTTCGCCTTCATGGGAGTTCAGTTCGCCGTCTTCGGCGTATACATGGGCGCCGCGTTCGCACCGAACCACAAGGGCATGCCGATCATCGATCCGAGCGCCCGACTCGACTTCTTCTCCAAGCAGGTGCGCACCTCCCGGAATGTCTCCGGTGGATGGCCCACCACTTGGCTGATGGGCGGCCTGAACTACCAGGTCGAACACCACCTCTTCCCGAACATGCCGCGCCCGCATCTGTCGAAGGCGCGCGAGATCGTCCGTGACTACTGCGCCGCGAACAACGTGCCGTACACCGAGACGACTGTCATCCAGTCGTACAAGATCGTCATCGAGTACCTGAACCGCGTGGGACTCGCCGCGGGCAGCGACCCGTTCGACTGCCCCGCAGCCGGACAGATGCGCCGGGCGTAG
- a CDS encoding low temperature requirement protein A translates to MHPRDPHQGHRAATPLELFFDLVFVVAVSTASAQLHHELSAGHVENGLVSYGFMFFAIWWAWMNFTWFANSFSTDDWLYRILTFVQMGGVLVLAAGIPAAFHGDFTVPVIAYIVMRVAMIVQWLRASRSAGSARRATLFYAAGITIVQLCWVAFLFVPAEAKIAVFLLFVVFELAVPVIAERQGQTPWHPHHITERYSLFTLIVLGESLLASSNAIIEALDEVESLGPLISIAVLALVVTASLWWIYFWPPHHRAITTLASSIRYGYTHFFVFAAAAAFSAGIEVEIDRLTHHSKLDAVQASFTVTVPIAVFLLGIWWIAIRENADRVVNTAIPLAAVLVLLDPLLPTPVVFTAIVLVVVVVILVLRPPVGEEAPGSQP, encoded by the coding sequence ATGCACCCGCGCGACCCCCATCAGGGACACCGCGCGGCGACGCCGCTCGAGCTCTTCTTCGACCTGGTGTTCGTCGTCGCGGTGAGCACGGCTTCGGCCCAGCTGCACCACGAGCTGTCGGCGGGACATGTCGAGAACGGGCTCGTATCGTACGGGTTCATGTTCTTCGCCATCTGGTGGGCGTGGATGAACTTCACCTGGTTCGCGAACTCGTTCTCGACCGACGACTGGCTCTACCGCATCCTCACCTTTGTGCAGATGGGTGGGGTTCTCGTGCTCGCGGCGGGAATCCCGGCCGCGTTCCATGGCGACTTCACCGTGCCGGTCATCGCCTACATCGTGATGCGCGTCGCGATGATCGTGCAGTGGCTGCGCGCCTCTCGTTCGGCAGGCAGCGCGCGCAGGGCGACGCTGTTCTATGCGGCAGGCATCACGATCGTTCAGCTCTGCTGGGTCGCATTCCTGTTCGTCCCCGCCGAGGCGAAGATCGCGGTCTTCCTCCTGTTCGTGGTCTTCGAGCTCGCGGTGCCGGTCATCGCCGAACGCCAGGGGCAGACGCCGTGGCATCCGCACCACATCACTGAGCGTTACAGCCTGTTCACGCTGATCGTCCTCGGCGAGAGTCTGCTGGCCTCGTCCAACGCGATCATCGAAGCCCTCGACGAGGTCGAGTCGCTCGGACCGCTCATCTCCATCGCGGTGCTCGCGCTCGTCGTCACCGCCTCGCTGTGGTGGATCTACTTCTGGCCGCCGCACCACCGCGCCATCACCACCCTGGCAAGCTCCATCCGCTACGGCTATACCCACTTCTTCGTTTTCGCGGCCGCAGCGGCATTCTCCGCCGGTATCGAGGTCGAGATCGATCGCCTGACGCATCACTCAAAACTCGATGCGGTCCAGGCATCCTTCACGGTCACCGTTCCGATCGCGGTGTTCCTGCTCGGCATCTGGTGGATCGCGATCCGCGAGAACGCGGATCGGGTCGTCAACACGGCGATCCCGCTCGCGGCGGTGCTGGTGCTGCTCGACCCGTTGCTGCCGACTCCGGTGGTGTTCACGGCCATCGTGCTGGTGGTCGTCGTGGTGATCCTCGTGCTGCGGCCGCCGGTGGGCGAAGAGGCGCCAGGATCTCAGCCCTGA
- a CDS encoding glycosyltransferase: MKTAVTVIVPTFNERDNVAELVERTATALRGWDAEILFVDDSADGTTAEVERVAADAPLSVRVIHRAENTGGLGGAVAVGLAAAASDICIVMDGDLQHPPELLPQLLARHAQGDADVVGASRYVGGGDSGGLGTALRFGVSRAATWLTKAMFPLRLARSTDPMTGFFLVDRSRVDLPALRPQGFKILLEILARSDLRTAEIPMEFGERRHGTSKASLRQGMTFVAHLTRLRFGKMSLFALIGLVGAIVNLGIMWLLTTAGMDYIWAAIIGAGTTIIGNFILQERFVFADMRTGARGLGIRFATSVTFNGIEAALRIPLMALMVESWHISSVVATGISLIVAFFARFLFHSLVVYAPRGRRPAGAAAEPPVDTATQRIIRAIDAEAMRPGEL, translated from the coding sequence GTGAAGACAGCGGTCACGGTCATCGTGCCGACCTTCAACGAGCGTGACAACGTGGCCGAGCTCGTCGAGCGCACGGCGACGGCGTTGCGCGGGTGGGATGCCGAGATCCTCTTCGTCGACGACAGCGCCGATGGCACCACGGCCGAGGTCGAGCGCGTCGCCGCAGACGCGCCCCTGTCGGTGCGCGTCATCCATCGCGCGGAGAACACCGGTGGGCTCGGCGGCGCGGTCGCCGTGGGGCTGGCCGCGGCGGCATCCGACATCTGCATCGTGATGGACGGCGACCTGCAGCATCCGCCGGAACTGCTGCCTCAGTTACTGGCGCGACACGCGCAGGGCGACGCCGATGTCGTCGGCGCCTCGCGCTACGTCGGCGGCGGGGACTCCGGCGGACTCGGCACGGCGCTGCGCTTCGGGGTTTCGCGGGCGGCGACCTGGCTGACGAAGGCGATGTTCCCGCTGCGACTGGCCCGGAGCACCGACCCGATGACGGGGTTCTTCCTCGTCGACCGCAGCCGCGTCGATCTCCCCGCTCTGCGTCCGCAGGGCTTCAAGATCCTGCTCGAGATCCTGGCCCGCTCCGACCTGCGGACCGCCGAGATCCCGATGGAGTTCGGCGAGCGCCGGCACGGAACGTCCAAGGCGAGTCTGCGTCAGGGGATGACGTTCGTCGCCCACCTCACCCGCCTGCGCTTCGGAAAGATGTCGCTGTTCGCCCTGATCGGTCTCGTCGGGGCGATCGTGAACCTCGGCATCATGTGGCTGCTCACCACGGCCGGTATGGACTACATCTGGGCCGCGATCATCGGCGCCGGGACGACCATCATCGGCAACTTCATCCTGCAGGAGCGGTTCGTCTTCGCCGACATGCGCACCGGCGCCCGAGGCCTCGGCATCCGGTTCGCCACCTCCGTCACGTTCAACGGCATCGAGGCAGCGCTGCGCATCCCGTTGATGGCACTGATGGTCGAGTCCTGGCACATCTCGAGCGTGGTCGCCACAGGGATATCCCTCATCGTCGCGTTCTTCGCGCGGTTCCTGTTCCACTCCCTCGTCGTCTACGCGCCCCGCGGCCGTCGACCGGCCGGTGCCGCGGCTGAACCGCCGGTCGACACCGCGACGCAGCGGATCATCCGCGCGATCGATGCCGAGGCGATGCGGCCGGGAGAGCTGTAG
- a CDS encoding glutaredoxin domain-containing protein: MTSPASDTITMFGAEWCGDCRRTKKQLDGLGIEYTYVDLAADPAAADIAKDISGRMNIPVVVYPDSSHHVEPSNADVEAKLRELALI; encoded by the coding sequence ATGACTTCTCCTGCTTCTGACACCATCACGATGTTCGGCGCCGAGTGGTGCGGCGACTGCCGCCGCACCAAGAAGCAGCTCGACGGACTGGGAATCGAGTACACGTACGTCGATCTCGCCGCTGACCCTGCTGCCGCAGACATCGCGAAGGACATCTCCGGTCGCATGAACATCCCGGTCGTCGTCTACCCGGACTCCTCGCACCACGTCGAGCCGTCGAACGCCGACGTCGAAGCGAAACTGCGCGAACTCGCGCTGATCTGA